One Actinospica robiniae DSM 44927 genomic region harbors:
- a CDS encoding ricin-type beta-trefoil lectin domain protein, which translates to MPPIAGPITVATNGMCLDDADNSTADGNKIEIWNCDAGTSQQWELTTGDTLVNNGKCLDVTGGATTDGTLVALYTCNATGAQIWQPQSDGELRNPQSGKCLDDPGFSSTAGTQLEIWDCNDGTNQQWALPSV; encoded by the coding sequence ATGCCGCCGATCGCCGGCCCGATCACCGTGGCGACCAACGGGATGTGCCTGGACGACGCCGACAACAGCACCGCCGACGGCAACAAGATCGAGATCTGGAACTGTGATGCCGGCACCAGCCAGCAGTGGGAGCTGACCACCGGCGACACCCTGGTGAACAACGGCAAGTGCCTCGACGTGACCGGCGGTGCCACCACCGACGGGACCCTCGTCGCGCTCTACACGTGCAATGCCACCGGCGCGCAGATCTGGCAGCCGCAGTCCGACGGGGAGTTGCGCAACCCGCAGTCCGGCAAGTGCCTGGATGACCCGGGCTTCAGCAGTACCGCAGGCACGCAGCTGGAGATCTGGGACTGCAACGACGGCACCAACCAGCAGTGGGCGCTGCCCTCGGTCTGA